One region of Roseovarius faecimaris genomic DNA includes:
- a CDS encoding zinc-dependent alcohol dehydrogenase family protein: MRAAQLTGWRAPLNITTLPDPSPPEGGVVLRVLACGICRSDWHAWTGADPDVQLPMIPGHEYCGEVVAVGQGVTRWQVGDRVIAPFILACGGCPDCAAGHQTICTDQVVPGFTCDGAFAELIAVAHADANLTRLPNGLLPEVAAALGCRVTTAWQALVGRAQVQPGEWLAVFGGGGVGISTLLLGRALGARVVVVDVVQDKLDYATSLGADAVVNAARTGATDAVREITQGGAHVAIEALGIETTTVAAMRSLRKLGRMVQIGMPAGEHVTMNLPMDALYSGQLSIHGTRGMPSWRYPDLLNLIAGGHVDLAPLVTRRVSLTQASDELAAFDHPAPPGVAVITDFAT; this comes from the coding sequence ATGCGCGCGGCACAGCTCACCGGCTGGCGCGCGCCCCTGAACATCACAACCTTGCCTGACCCAAGCCCGCCCGAAGGTGGGGTTGTCTTGCGCGTGCTGGCCTGTGGCATCTGCCGGTCCGACTGGCATGCCTGGACAGGCGCGGACCCGGATGTGCAACTGCCGATGATCCCGGGTCATGAATATTGCGGCGAGGTGGTGGCCGTGGGCCAGGGCGTGACCCGCTGGCAGGTCGGCGATCGGGTGATTGCCCCCTTTATCCTTGCCTGCGGCGGCTGTCCGGATTGCGCCGCAGGGCATCAGACGATTTGCACCGACCAGGTTGTGCCGGGCTTCACCTGTGACGGTGCCTTTGCCGAACTGATCGCCGTGGCGCATGCGGATGCGAATTTAACACGCCTTCCCAATGGTTTGCTGCCCGAAGTTGCAGCAGCGCTTGGCTGTCGCGTGACAACCGCCTGGCAGGCGCTGGTGGGTCGTGCGCAGGTGCAGCCGGGCGAGTGGCTGGCCGTGTTTGGCGGGGGTGGGGTTGGGATATCGACGCTGCTTCTGGGCCGGGCGCTTGGTGCGCGGGTCGTGGTGGTCGACGTGGTGCAGGACAAGCTTGACTATGCCACCTCTCTTGGGGCCGATGCCGTGGTGAATGCCGCCCGGACCGGGGCCACGGACGCCGTGCGCGAGATCACCCAAGGCGGCGCGCATGTCGCCATCGAGGCGCTGGGGATCGAGACCACCACCGTGGCGGCCATGCGCAGCCTGCGCAAACTGGGCCGGATGGTGCAGATCGGCATGCCCGCGGGCGAGCATGTGACGATGAACCTGCCTATGGATGCGCTCTATTCCGGGCAGCTCAGTATTCACGGAACGCGCGGCATGCCAAGCTGGCGCTACCCCGATCTGCTCAATCTTATCGCCGGGGGCCATGTGGACCTTGCGCCGCTGGTGACCCGCAGGGTATCTCTCACCCAGGCCAGTGACGAGCTGGCCGCGTTCGATCATCCCGCGCCGCCGGGCGTGGCCGTTATCACCGATTTTGCAACCTAA
- the purQ gene encoding phosphoribosylformylglycinamidine synthase subunit PurQ — protein sequence MHAAVITFPGSNCDRDLAVALERAGAKVSMVWHKDQDLPQGVDLIGIPGGFSFGDYLRCGAIAANSPICRSVKAHAEKGGYVFGVCNGFQVLTETGLLPGVLLRNAGLKYICKNIGLRVETTDSIFTSGYKKGQEITVPIAHHDGNYHVDAETLARLQGDDRIAFTYTDNPNGSMQDIAGVLSSNRRVLGMMPHPERRAEAAHGGTDGAAMFASMVGALVQA from the coding sequence ATGCATGCTGCCGTCATCACCTTTCCCGGATCGAATTGTGACCGTGATCTCGCCGTCGCGCTGGAGCGTGCAGGGGCGAAGGTATCGATGGTCTGGCACAAGGATCAGGACCTGCCGCAGGGGGTGGACCTGATCGGCATTCCAGGCGGCTTCTCCTTTGGCGATTACCTGCGCTGCGGGGCGATTGCGGCCAACTCGCCGATCTGCCGCTCGGTCAAGGCACATGCAGAGAAGGGTGGTTATGTGTTCGGCGTCTGCAACGGGTTTCAGGTGCTCACCGAAACGGGGCTTCTGCCCGGGGTGCTTCTGCGCAATGCGGGTCTGAAATATATCTGCAAGAACATTGGCTTGCGGGTTGAAACCACCGACAGCATCTTTACCTCCGGCTACAAGAAAGGCCAGGAGATCACCGTGCCGATCGCCCATCATGACGGCAATTACCATGTCGATGCCGAAACGCTGGCGCGGCTTCAGGGCGACGACCGGATCGCCTTTACCTATACGGACAACCCGAACGGCTCGATGCAAGACATCGCAGGGGTTCTGTCGTCCAACCGGCGGGTGTTGGGGATGATGCCGCACCCCGAGCGTCGCGCCGAAGCCGCCCATGGCGGCACCGACGGTGCGGCGATGTTCGCCAGCATGGTGGGGGCTCTGGTGCAGGCCTGA
- a CDS encoding sensor histidine kinase, with the protein MSDAPISQPVKRMRTTGWRSRAALLLLVVLAIAVVSVTNRLLTDRFTENTRNRAELRLALYSGNLLSELRQNAIVPQLLARDPALISALNSGDYAQSTARLISFLDEIGAKALTLLDNDGRAVASTERNLLGLNHRQSPYYVDATRSVDTIFSVLPDETTNYRFFYSRRIESQNQLVGVIVVEIDLKKYERAWAGISDAVLVTDSEGTIILATEPRWRGLKEAEALAREPVTSAIRRAIQATADWTMVPADAYLEGEAVMRVEGRVAFRGWRIASFTTYASVREKVNGVLALEIMVFAILLALAFYFLSRKTAFRMAVFQRESAELRALNARLQREIAERRRVQENLAVAEQTLAQSSKLAALGEMSAAVSHELNQPLAAMKTYLAGARLLLQRNRPEEAVGSFQRIDDLIERMGAITKQLKSYARQSGQTLTPVNMGDALSSALAMMEPQLRQRKVQISRAIPNHPVLVMGDRVRIEQVMINLLRNALDATRTVPDARIEILLAAGETAVLTVRDNGHGIEDLENLFEPFYTTKQPGDGVGLGLAISSGIVNDLGGRLTARNATGGGAVFEMQLPILPEETRAAE; encoded by the coding sequence ATGAGCGACGCGCCGATCTCTCAACCGGTCAAACGGATGCGCACGACGGGCTGGCGATCCCGCGCGGCGCTGCTTTTGCTGGTTGTGCTGGCGATTGCGGTCGTGTCGGTGACCAACCGCCTGCTGACCGACCGTTTCACCGAGAACACCCGCAACCGGGCCGAGCTTCGGCTGGCGCTCTATAGCGGGAACCTGCTGTCGGAATTGCGCCAGAACGCGATTGTGCCGCAGCTTCTGGCGCGTGACCCGGCGCTGATCTCGGCGCTGAACTCCGGCGATTATGCGCAATCCACGGCGCGGCTCATCTCTTTTCTGGACGAGATCGGGGCAAAGGCGCTGACGCTTCTGGACAATGACGGGCGTGCCGTGGCGTCGACCGAGCGCAATCTGCTGGGCCTGAATCACCGGCAATCTCCCTATTATGTCGATGCAACCCGTTCGGTTGACACGATTTTCAGCGTCCTGCCCGATGAGACAACCAATTACCGGTTCTTCTACTCACGGCGAATCGAAAGTCAGAACCAGCTTGTCGGCGTGATCGTCGTCGAGATCGATCTGAAGAAATATGAACGCGCCTGGGCCGGCATTTCCGACGCCGTGCTGGTGACCGACAGCGAAGGCACGATCATTCTGGCCACCGAGCCGCGGTGGCGCGGCCTGAAGGAAGCCGAGGCGCTGGCGCGTGAACCCGTGACCTCGGCCATTCGCCGCGCGATCCAGGCCACCGCCGACTGGACGATGGTGCCAGCAGATGCCTATCTCGAAGGCGAGGCGGTGATGCGGGTGGAGGGGCGCGTGGCCTTCCGGGGCTGGCGGATCGCGTCCTTCACCACCTATGCCAGCGTGCGCGAGAAAGTGAACGGTGTCCTGGCGCTCGAAATCATGGTCTTCGCGATTCTGCTGGCACTGGCATTCTATTTTCTGAGTCGCAAAACGGCGTTTCGCATGGCCGTCTTTCAGCGGGAATCGGCAGAGCTTCGCGCATTGAACGCGCGCCTCCAGCGGGAAATCGCCGAGCGCCGCCGCGTGCAGGAAAACCTCGCCGTGGCCGAACAGACGCTGGCGCAAAGCTCCAAACTGGCCGCTCTGGGCGAGATGTCGGCGGCGGTCAGTCATGAACTGAACCAGCCGCTTGCCGCGATGAAAACCTACCTCGCGGGCGCCCGGCTTCTGCTGCAGCGCAACCGCCCCGAAGAGGCGGTGGGATCGTTCCAGCGGATCGACGATCTGATCGAGCGGATGGGGGCGATCACCAAGCAGCTCAAATCTTACGCGCGCCAGAGCGGACAGACGCTTACGCCTGTAAATATGGGCGATGCGCTGTCTTCGGCGCTTGCGATGATGGAGCCGCAGCTGCGCCAGCGGAAGGTTCAGATCAGCCGGGCGATCCCCAATCATCCGGTGTTGGTGATGGGGGACCGGGTGCGGATCGAACAGGTGATGATCAACCTGCTGCGCAATGCGCTCGACGCGACCCGGACAGTGCCCGATGCCAGGATCGAGATCCTGCTCGCAGCGGGCGAGACGGCGGTGCTGACCGTGCGCGACAATGGTCATGGGATCGAGGATCTGGAGAACCTCTTTGAGCCCTTCTACACCACCAAACAGCCCGGCGACGGGGTTGGGCTGGGTCTTGCGATCTCCTCGGGGATCGTCAACGACTTGGGCGGACGCCTGACGGCACGAAATGCCACGGGCGGGGGGGCTGTATTTGAAATGCAGCTTCCTATCTTACCGGAAGAAACCAGAGCTGCGGAGTGA
- a CDS encoding sigma-54-dependent transcriptional regulator — protein sequence MPAAMKIAIVDDEKDMRQSISQWLALSGYDTEAFPSAEEALKGIGPDYPGIVVTDIKMPGMDGMQFLKKLMGNDSSLPVIMITGHGDVPMAVEAMRIGAYDFLEKPFNPDRMNELAKKATTARRMTLDSRALRRELSEGGQLMKKLIGSSPVMERLKEDILDLGQADGHVLIEGETGTGKTLVAHALHAVGARAGKKFVLVSCSGFEEDALIKRLFGPMQVDDSQLPAVEEARGGTLVLEDIEALSDAAQAKLLKFINEEGTPPETRIVAICNMQEQDRTCEDALRADLFYRLASLRITVPPLRQRGEDILTLFTRFGEEFADDYGCEPPQVTAQEAAQLLQAPWPGNVRQLYNVAERAVLQERRGSGTIASLLMSDHQDMQPVMTTEGKPLKEYVEAFERMLIDNTMRRHKGSIAAVMEELCLPRRTLNEKMAKYGLQRSDYLG from the coding sequence ATGCCAGCCGCCATGAAGATTGCCATCGTCGACGATGAAAAGGATATGCGCCAGTCGATCAGCCAGTGGCTGGCGCTGTCGGGCTATGACACCGAGGCGTTTCCAAGCGCCGAGGAGGCGCTGAAGGGGATCGGTCCGGATTATCCCGGCATTGTGGTGACCGACATCAAGATGCCCGGCATGGACGGAATGCAGTTCCTGAAAAAGCTGATGGGCAATGACAGTTCTCTGCCCGTGATCATGATCACCGGCCACGGCGATGTGCCCATGGCGGTCGAAGCGATGCGGATCGGGGCCTATGATTTCCTCGAAAAGCCGTTCAACCCGGACCGGATGAACGAATTGGCCAAGAAGGCCACGACGGCGCGCCGGATGACCCTCGACAGCCGGGCGCTGCGCCGCGAGCTCTCCGAAGGCGGGCAGCTGATGAAAAAGCTCATCGGCTCCAGCCCGGTGATGGAGCGGCTCAAGGAGGATATCCTCGATCTGGGTCAGGCCGACGGGCATGTGCTGATCGAAGGCGAGACCGGCACCGGCAAGACGTTGGTGGCTCATGCACTGCACGCGGTCGGCGCGCGCGCGGGCAAGAAATTCGTACTGGTAAGCTGCTCCGGCTTTGAAGAGGACGCGCTGATCAAGCGGCTCTTTGGCCCGATGCAGGTCGATGACAGCCAGCTTCCCGCGGTCGAAGAGGCCCGCGGCGGCACGCTGGTGCTGGAGGATATCGAGGCGCTGAGCGATGCGGCCCAGGCAAAGCTCTTGAAATTCATCAACGAAGAGGGCACGCCGCCCGAGACCCGCATCGTGGCGATCTGCAATATGCAGGAACAGGACCGGACCTGTGAGGACGCCCTGCGCGCCGATCTCTTCTATCGGCTGGCAAGCCTGCGCATCACCGTGCCACCGCTGCGCCAGCGCGGCGAGGATATCCTGACGCTGTTCACCCGTTTTGGCGAGGAATTTGCCGATGATTATGGCTGTGAGCCGCCCCAGGTGACGGCACAGGAAGCCGCCCAGCTTCTCCAGGCCCCGTGGCCCGGCAATGTGCGCCAGCTCTACAATGTGGCCGAACGCGCCGTGCTGCAGGAGCGCCGGGGCAGTGGCACCATCGCCTCGCTGCTGATGTCGGATCATCAGGACATGCAGCCGGTAATGACCACCGAAGGCAAGCCGCTGAAGGAATATGTCGAAGCCTTCGAGCGCATGCTGATCGACAACACCATGCGCCGCCACAAGGGCTCTATCGCTGCCGTGATGGAAGAGCTGTGCCTGCCGCGCCGGACGCTGAACGAGAAAATGGCGAAATACGGGCTTCAGCGCTCGGACTATCTTGGTTGA
- a CDS encoding ribonuclease E/G — protein MAKKMLIDATHAEETRVVVVDGNKVEEFDFESENKRQLAGNIYLAKVTRVEPSLQAAFVDYGGNRHGFLAFSEIHPDYYQIPLADREALMEEERAYAEAMKRRDEEEEEKPKRTRRSRSRSKSKAEKTQAEDAVVSTEVSDDQISGMETIDLGDEADTDTAETAQSDEGLSPMETVAETPVEEPSDDTEDTAEADTQEADEVDADVTPDADVVDVADAEDAEAADEDDDKPRRADATAKDENIESVADDDDHEDIRPPRKPRPRRYKIQEVIKVRQILLIQVVKEERGNKGAALTTYLSLAGRYCVLMPNTARGGGISRKITNAPDRKKLKEIANEIDVPKGAGLIIRTAGAKRTKSEIKRDYEYLQRLWEQIRELTLKSIAPAKIYEEGDLIKRSIRDLYNREIDEVLVEGERGYRIAKDFMKMIMPSHAKNVKHYAEAMPLFARYQVESYLSAMFNPTVQLKSGGYIVIGVTEALVAIDVNSGRATKEGSIEETALKTNLEAADEVARQLRLRDLAGLIVIDFIDMDERKNNAAVEKRMKDRLKTDRARIQVGRISGFGLMEMSRQRLRPGMIEATTQPCPACHGTGLIRSDDNLALSILRQIEEEGVRRRSREVLVKCPVGIANYLMNQKREHVAQIEARYGLSVRIEGDPMLVSPDFSLEKFKTATRVVPEAVAPVVSVDSSIMDEVDEDEAQATDAVTPEGEGEETKPKKRRRRRRRKPKSQRDGADAQEQDAETSGDSEEQQPEAAEASEPDAAPAEADAEDAPKPKRSRSRRKPAKKDAEGAEAPSEAPSEASVEAEADAAPVAEDTPAEDTPAEDEAAEKPKKKPTRTRRKKAEPAAEPQEAPAEPEAAGEPAPEPEPAVAAETAAEPVAEPEPVAEEASVTEAAVANAEGEGQDNADKPKRRGWWAIGR, from the coding sequence ATGGCTAAGAAAATGCTTATCGATGCCACCCACGCGGAGGAAACCCGCGTCGTGGTGGTTGACGGAAACAAGGTTGAGGAATTTGACTTTGAATCCGAAAACAAACGGCAACTCGCCGGAAATATCTACCTCGCCAAGGTAACGCGGGTCGAGCCGTCGCTTCAGGCGGCCTTTGTCGATTACGGCGGGAACCGGCACGGTTTCCTCGCCTTTTCAGAGATCCACCCCGATTACTACCAGATCCCGCTCGCCGACCGCGAAGCGCTCATGGAAGAAGAGCGCGCATATGCCGAGGCCATGAAGCGCCGCGACGAGGAAGAAGAGGAAAAACCCAAGCGCACGCGCCGGTCGCGCTCTCGCTCCAAGTCGAAGGCCGAAAAGACCCAGGCCGAGGATGCGGTTGTCTCGACCGAAGTGTCCGACGATCAGATTTCCGGGATGGAGACGATCGATCTGGGTGACGAGGCCGATACCGACACCGCTGAGACCGCGCAGAGCGACGAGGGCCTGTCGCCGATGGAGACCGTGGCCGAAACCCCGGTTGAGGAGCCTTCGGACGACACAGAGGACACCGCCGAGGCGGACACGCAAGAGGCCGACGAGGTCGACGCGGACGTGACCCCTGATGCGGACGTGGTCGATGTGGCCGACGCCGAAGATGCGGAAGCTGCGGATGAAGACGATGACAAACCGCGTCGCGCCGATGCCACGGCCAAGGATGAGAATATCGAATCCGTGGCCGATGACGACGACCACGAGGACATCCGCCCGCCGCGCAAACCACGCCCGCGCCGCTACAAGATCCAGGAAGTCATCAAGGTTCGCCAGATCCTGCTGATTCAGGTCGTCAAGGAAGAGCGCGGCAATAAGGGCGCGGCGCTGACCACCTATCTCAGCCTTGCGGGCCGTTATTGCGTGCTCATGCCCAACACCGCGCGTGGTGGCGGCATCAGCCGCAAGATCACCAACGCGCCGGACCGCAAGAAGCTCAAGGAAATCGCGAACGAGATCGACGTGCCGAAGGGCGCGGGCCTGATCATCCGCACCGCGGGGGCCAAGCGCACCAAATCCGAGATCAAGCGCGACTACGAATATCTTCAGCGCCTGTGGGAGCAGATCCGCGAGCTGACGCTGAAATCCATCGCACCCGCGAAGATCTATGAGGAAGGCGACCTGATCAAACGCTCGATCCGCGACCTTTACAATCGCGAGATTGACGAGGTTCTGGTGGAAGGCGAGCGCGGCTATCGCATCGCCAAGGACTTCATGAAAATGATCATGCCGTCCCACGCCAAGAACGTGAAACACTATGCCGAGGCCATGCCGCTTTTCGCGCGCTATCAGGTCGAATCGTACCTGTCGGCCATGTTCAACCCCACGGTGCAGCTCAAATCGGGCGGCTATATCGTCATCGGTGTGACCGAGGCGCTGGTGGCGATCGACGTGAACTCTGGCCGGGCCACCAAGGAAGGCTCGATCGAGGAGACCGCGCTCAAGACCAACCTGGAAGCCGCCGACGAGGTGGCGCGTCAGCTGCGCCTGCGCGACCTTGCCGGCCTGATCGTGATCGACTTCATCGACATGGACGAGCGCAAGAACAACGCCGCCGTCGAAAAGCGCATGAAGGACCGGCTCAAAACCGACCGCGCCCGCATCCAGGTGGGCCGCATCTCGGGCTTCGGCCTGATGGAGATGTCCCGTCAGCGTCTGCGTCCGGGCATGATCGAGGCCACGACACAGCCGTGCCCGGCCTGCCACGGCACCGGCCTGATCCGTTCGGATGACAACCTGGCGCTCTCCATCCTGCGCCAGATCGAGGAAGAGGGCGTGCGCCGCCGGTCCCGCGAGGTGCTGGTGAAATGCCCTGTGGGTATCGCCAATTACCTGATGAACCAGAAGCGCGAACATGTGGCGCAGATTGAGGCGCGCTATGGTCTGAGCGTACGGATCGAAGGCGATCCGATGCTGGTCAGCCCCGATTTCAGCCTTGAGAAGTTCAAGACCGCCACGCGGGTCGTGCCCGAGGCGGTCGCCCCGGTCGTGTCGGTGGACAGCTCGATCATGGATGAGGTGGACGAGGACGAGGCGCAGGCCACCGATGCCGTTACCCCGGAGGGAGAGGGCGAGGAGACCAAGCCCAAGAAGCGCCGCCGCCGCCGCCGCCGCAAGCCCAAGTCGCAGAGGGACGGGGCAGACGCCCAGGAGCAGGACGCCGAGACATCTGGCGACAGCGAGGAGCAGCAGCCCGAGGCCGCAGAGGCAAGTGAGCCTGACGCGGCACCTGCCGAGGCTGATGCGGAAGACGCGCCCAAGCCCAAGCGCAGCCGCTCGCGCCGCAAACCCGCCAAGAAGGACGCGGAGGGGGCTGAGGCACCGTCCGAGGCCCCATCCGAGGCATCTGTCGAGGCCGAAGCCGATGCAGCGCCTGTTGCGGAGGACACGCCTGCAGAGGACACGCCTGCAGAAGATGAGGCCGCGGAGAAGCCAAAGAAAAAGCCGACCCGGACACGGCGCAAGAAAGCCGAGCCCGCCGCAGAGCCTCAAGAGGCCCCAGCAGAGCCTGAGGCGGCCGGAGAGCCCGCGCCGGAGCCCGAGCCTGCTGTTGCCGCCGAAACCGCAGCCGAGCCTGTGGCCGAGCCGGAGCCGGTCGCTGAGGAGGCGTCTGTCACCGAGGCCGCCGTCGCGAACGCCGAAGGCGAGGGCCAGGATAACGCGGACAAGCCCAAGCGCCGGGGCTGGTGGGCCATCGGCCGGTAA
- a CDS encoding sulfurtransferase TusA family protein, whose amino-acid sequence MDADDTIDARGLLCPLPVLKLRKRMKTLAPGARVTLWADDPAAVVDVPHFCSESGTTLVSMTEAEGYQVYLLRKPG is encoded by the coding sequence ATGGATGCGGATGACACGATAGATGCACGCGGTCTGCTCTGCCCGCTGCCGGTGCTGAAGCTGCGCAAGCGGATGAAAACGCTCGCCCCGGGCGCCCGGGTGACACTTTGGGCCGACGATCCGGCGGCGGTGGTGGATGTGCCGCATTTCTGCAGCGAGTCCGGCACCACGCTCGTCTCGATGACCGAGGCCGAGGGGTATCAGGTCTATCTTCTGCGCAAACCCGGCTGA